A portion of the Leptidea sinapis chromosome 13, ilLepSina1.1, whole genome shotgun sequence genome contains these proteins:
- the LOC126967672 gene encoding 40S ribosomal protein S7, translated as MSTKIIKPGAVEPDQFETSISQALVELETNSDLKAQLRELYITKAKEIELHNKKSIIIYVPMPKLKQFQKIQIRLVRELEKKFSGKHVVFIGDRKILPKPSHKTRVANKQKRPRSRTLTSVYDAILEDLVFPAEIVGKRIRIKLDGSQLIKVHLDKNQQTTIEHKVDTFQSVYKKLTGREVTFEFPEPYL; from the exons ATGAGTACGAAAATTATCAAGCCCGGTGCTGTAGAGCCCGATCAGTTTGAGACATCGATCTCGCAAGCCCTGGTAGAGTTGGAAACTAACTCCGACTTGAAGGCTCAATTGAGGGAGTTATATATTACAAAGGCAAAAGAAATTGAACTGCACAACAAAAAA TCAATAATCATCTATGTGCCGATGCCTAAGCTGAAGCAGTTCCAGAAGATCCAAATCCGTTTGGTAAGAGAATTGGAGAAGAAATTCAGTGGAAAGCATGTTGTGTTCATTGGTGACAGAAAGATCCTGCCCAAACCTAGCCACAAGACCCGTGttgcaaacaaacaaaagagGCCTAGAtctag AACTCTTACCTCAGTTTATGATGCAATCCTAGAGGACCTTGTGTTTCCAGCTGAGATTGTTGGCAAGCGCATTAGGATAAAATTAGATGGATCACAACTGATCAAGGTTCATTTGGACAAGAATCAACAGACAACCATTGAACACaag GTGGACACTTTCCAGTCGGTATACAAGAAGCTTACGGGGCGTGAAGTTACTTTTGAATTCCCCGAACCATACTTGTAA